A section of the Streptomyces sp. NBC_00178 genome encodes:
- a CDS encoding GDSL-type esterase/lipase family protein — protein sequence MNTHHDGTHGEMTEIPLTGRLLRGCLELERTERGLLPHRLPARARTRNTDAQLAMAEAQPSGVRLALRTRATVLELDTLPTKRAYVGAPPRPDGVYDLLVDGSLVAGTTVAGGDVLTVDMTTGSAEVRRGEAGTARFAGLAAGMKDVEIWLPHNETTELVALRANAAVEPIPADGRRTWLHHGSSISQGSDAASPTGTWPARAAALGGVELTNLGFGGSALLDPFTARALRDTPADLISVKIGINLVNTDLMRLRAFTPAVHGFLDIIREGHPTTPLLVVSPVLCPIHENTPGPSAPDLTALGEGRLRFRAAGDPAETATGKLTLNIIRDELARIVEQRAAEDPHLHHLDGRELYGEEDHAELPLPDGLHPDAATHSRMGERFAGLVFAAGGPFATTGG from the coding sequence ATGAACACCCACCACGACGGCACGCACGGTGAAATGACGGAGATTCCGCTCACCGGCCGACTCCTGCGCGGGTGTCTCGAACTGGAACGGACCGAGCGCGGGCTGCTGCCGCACCGCCTCCCCGCCCGGGCCCGCACCCGGAACACCGACGCGCAACTCGCCATGGCCGAGGCGCAGCCGTCCGGGGTGCGGCTCGCGCTGCGCACCCGCGCCACCGTCCTGGAACTGGACACCCTGCCGACCAAGCGGGCCTACGTGGGCGCACCGCCCCGGCCGGACGGGGTCTACGACCTGCTCGTCGACGGCAGCCTCGTGGCCGGCACCACCGTGGCCGGCGGCGACGTCCTGACCGTCGACATGACCACGGGATCCGCCGAGGTCCGGCGCGGGGAGGCGGGCACCGCCCGCTTCGCCGGGCTGGCCGCCGGCATGAAGGACGTGGAGATCTGGCTCCCGCACAACGAGACGACCGAACTGGTCGCCCTGCGCGCGAACGCCGCCGTCGAGCCGATACCGGCCGACGGACGCAGGACATGGCTGCACCACGGGAGTTCGATCAGCCAGGGGTCCGACGCCGCGAGCCCCACAGGCACCTGGCCCGCCCGCGCCGCCGCGCTCGGCGGAGTGGAACTGACCAACCTCGGGTTCGGCGGCAGCGCCCTGCTCGACCCGTTCACCGCCCGGGCGCTCCGCGACACCCCCGCAGACCTGATCAGCGTCAAGATCGGAATCAACCTCGTCAACACGGACCTGATGCGCCTGCGCGCCTTCACCCCGGCCGTCCACGGATTCCTCGACATCATCCGGGAGGGACACCCGACCACACCGCTGCTGGTCGTCTCACCCGTCCTGTGCCCCATCCACGAGAACACGCCGGGCCCGAGCGCTCCCGACCTCACCGCACTCGGCGAGGGCAGGCTGCGGTTCCGCGCGGCGGGCGATCCGGCGGAGACCGCCACCGGGAAGCTCACCCTGAACATCATCAGGGACGAACTCGCGCGCATCGTCGAGCAGCGTGCGGCGGAAGACCCCCACCTGCACCACCTCGACGGACGCGAACTCTACGGCGAGGAGGACCACGCCGAACTCCCGCTGCCCGACGGTCTCCACCCCGACGCCGCCACGCACTCGCGCATGGGCGAACGGTTCGCCGGGCTGGTGTTCGCCGCGGGCGGCCCGTTCGCGACCACAGGCGGCTGA
- a CDS encoding TetR/AcrR family transcriptional regulator, producing the protein MVRAGLTAERLAQAGAELADEAGFDKVTVAALARRFGVKDASLYSHVKSSQDLKTRIALLALAELADRVAVALAGRAGKDALEAFANAYRDYAREHPGRYAAAQLRLSPEAAAASAGVRHAQMTRAILRGYDLTEPDQTHAVRLLGSVFHGYISLEGGGSFSHSSPGTQETWERVLDALDALLRNWPAAP; encoded by the coding sequence ATGGTGCGTGCAGGACTGACCGCGGAACGACTGGCGCAGGCCGGAGCCGAACTGGCCGACGAGGCCGGATTCGACAAGGTCACCGTCGCGGCACTCGCCCGGCGGTTCGGTGTCAAGGACGCGAGTCTGTACTCGCACGTCAAGAGCTCCCAGGACCTCAAGACCAGGATCGCCCTCCTGGCACTCGCGGAGCTCGCGGACCGCGTCGCCGTGGCGCTGGCGGGGCGGGCCGGAAAGGACGCCCTGGAGGCGTTCGCCAACGCCTACCGCGACTACGCCCGGGAACACCCGGGCCGCTACGCCGCGGCCCAGCTCCGGCTGTCACCCGAGGCCGCGGCCGCCAGTGCGGGCGTGAGGCACGCGCAGATGACGCGGGCGATCCTGCGCGGCTACGACCTGACGGAGCCGGACCAGACGCACGCGGTCAGGCTGCTGGGCAGCGTCTTCCACGGCTACATCAGTCTGGAGGGCGGCGGGAGCTTCAGCCACAGCTCACCCGGCACGCAGGAGACCTGGGAACGGGTCCTGGACGCGCTGGACGCCCTGCTGCGGAACTGGCCCGCGGCCCCCTGA
- a CDS encoding SAV_915 family protein: MCLISYESEPEPEEPLPAGPLHVPVRPGRGTEKAVRLFRTPLGTRTAVGFTSAARLEATLGRGQASIRLSEALLRALCEPLGAHLVTVDPTLSAPAVTASTPRPGRAAVPAV, translated from the coding sequence ATGTGCCTGATCTCGTACGAAAGCGAACCCGAGCCCGAGGAACCGCTCCCGGCCGGGCCCCTGCACGTGCCCGTCCGGCCGGGAAGAGGTACGGAGAAGGCCGTCAGGCTGTTCCGCACCCCCCTGGGCACCCGCACGGCCGTCGGCTTCACGAGTGCGGCGCGCCTGGAAGCGACGCTCGGCCGCGGTCAGGCGTCCATCCGGCTTTCGGAAGCGCTGCTGCGCGCCCTGTGCGAACCGCTCGGGGCGCACCTGGTGACGGTCGACCCGACCCTGTCGGCTCCCGCCGTCACCGCCTCCACACCCCGGCCGGGCCGCGCCGCGGTCCCCGCCGTCTGA
- the lysA gene encoding diaminopimelate decarboxylase, producing MTLTTPPPVTPDADDLSVWPASSGRLPGGDLAVGGVPLSEIAQRFGTPVYALDEGELRARCRSYRDAFPEAEVMYAAKALLCRAVTRWVDEEGLGMDVCSAGELELAVACGFPPERMLLHGNAKSPHDLEAALRLGVGRIVIDSPSEIARLAAAVGTHGSQRVMIRVTPGISAGAHEKIRTGTDGQKFGLSLTDGSAQHAIARVMDQPQLRLTGLHCHIGSQITDIRPYVTSLRRMVGLMARIRDVHGVVLPELDLGGGHGVAYRPGEPSMALPALARALRAELVASCAAARLDVPRLLIEPGRAIAGPAGVALYRVLAVKRAGGQVFVAVDGGMSDNPRPALYGARYAPRLVGRHSSAASARATVVGRHCEAGDILAADVELAGDVHPGDLLAVPVAGAYHLSMASGYNLVGRPPVVAVGGGSVRLLVRRETLDDFRGRDVGE from the coding sequence ATGACCCTCACGACACCGCCCCCGGTCACCCCGGACGCCGACGACCTGTCCGTCTGGCCCGCCTCGTCCGGACGTCTCCCCGGAGGTGACCTGGCCGTCGGCGGGGTGCCGCTGTCGGAGATCGCCCAGCGCTTCGGAACACCGGTCTACGCCCTGGACGAGGGCGAGCTGAGAGCCCGGTGCAGATCCTACCGGGACGCCTTTCCCGAAGCCGAAGTGATGTACGCCGCCAAGGCGTTGCTGTGCCGGGCCGTCACCCGCTGGGTGGACGAGGAAGGGCTCGGGATGGACGTCTGCTCGGCGGGCGAGCTGGAACTCGCGGTCGCCTGCGGGTTCCCTCCGGAGCGCATGCTCCTGCACGGCAACGCGAAGTCCCCGCACGACCTGGAGGCCGCCCTGCGGCTCGGGGTGGGCAGGATCGTGATCGACAGCCCCTCGGAGATCGCGCGCCTGGCCGCCGCCGTCGGGACGCACGGTTCCCAGCGCGTCATGATCCGGGTGACCCCGGGGATATCCGCCGGCGCGCACGAGAAGATCCGTACGGGTACCGACGGCCAGAAGTTCGGGCTCTCCCTGACGGACGGTTCCGCGCAGCACGCGATCGCCCGCGTCATGGACCAGCCGCAGCTGCGGCTCACCGGCCTGCACTGCCACATCGGCTCCCAGATCACGGACATCAGGCCCTACGTCACCTCCCTGCGCCGCATGGTCGGGCTGATGGCCAGGATCCGCGACGTCCACGGTGTGGTGCTGCCGGAACTGGACCTGGGCGGCGGGCACGGCGTCGCCTACCGTCCCGGCGAACCGTCGATGGCGCTCCCCGCCCTCGCGCGCGCCCTGCGCGCGGAACTCGTGGCGAGCTGCGCCGCCGCGCGCCTGGACGTGCCGCGCCTGCTGATCGAGCCGGGGCGTGCCATCGCGGGCCCGGCCGGGGTCGCGCTCTACCGCGTCCTGGCCGTCAAGCGTGCGGGCGGCCAGGTCTTCGTGGCCGTCGACGGGGGCATGAGCGACAACCCCCGGCCCGCCCTCTACGGGGCGCGTTACGCCCCCCGCCTGGTCGGCCGGCACTCGTCGGCGGCGTCCGCACGGGCGACCGTCGTGGGCAGGCACTGCGAGGCCGGCGACATCCTGGCCGCCGACGTCGAACTGGCCGGCGACGTGCACCCGGGCGATCTGCTCGCCGTGCCCGTGGCCGGCGCCTACCACCTGTCCATGGCCTCCGGATACAACCTGGTCGGCAGGCCGCCGGTGGTGGCGGTCGGCGGAGGTTCCGTCCGGCTGCTCGTACGCCGGGAAACCCTCGACGACTTCCGCGGCAGGGACGTCGGGGAATAG
- the kdpF gene encoding K(+)-transporting ATPase subunit F: protein MTAENIAGLVVAVALLVYLVVALVHPERF from the coding sequence GTGACCGCCGAGAACATCGCCGGCCTGGTCGTGGCCGTCGCCCTGCTGGTCTACCTCGTCGTCGCGCTCGTACACCCGGAGAGGTTCTGA
- the kdpA gene encoding potassium-transporting ATPase subunit KdpA translates to MNPLTAGVLQLLALVAALALAYRPLGDYMARVYSSEKHYRPEKWIYRAIGADPSTSMRWPAYLRGVLAFSAVSVLLLYALQRVQGSLPGSLGFVSIDPDQAFNTAASFVANTNWQSYYGEQAMGHVVQTGGLAVQNFVSAAVGMAVAVALVRGFARHRTGELGNFWTDLVRGTVRILLPISVIGAIVLVASGVIQNFSGIHGVPQFGGGSQQWNGGAVASQEVIKELGTNGGGYFNANSAHPFENPTPFTNLFEIFLILLIPFALTRTFGRMVGSLRQGYAILAAMATVWIGFTALMMWTEFAHHGPALDLAGGAMEGKETRFGIGGSSLFAVATTLTSTGAVNSFHSSYTGLGGGITMLGMQLGEITPGGVGSGLYGMLIMAVIAVFIAGLMVGRTPEFLGKKIGTRQIKLAACYILVTPALVLGFTAVAMALPTPGDSMTNSGAHGFSEILYAYTSGANNNGSAFAGLNADTQWFNSTIGIAMLLGRFLPIVFVLALAGSLAEQRPVPATAGTLRTDKPLYAGLLVGTIVIVTGLTYFPALALGPLAEGLAS, encoded by the coding sequence ATGAACCCTCTGACCGCAGGTGTGCTGCAACTGCTCGCGCTCGTCGCCGCGCTCGCGCTCGCCTACCGTCCGCTCGGCGACTACATGGCCCGGGTCTACTCCTCCGAGAAGCACTACCGGCCCGAGAAGTGGATCTACCGGGCCATCGGAGCCGACCCGTCGACGTCGATGCGCTGGCCCGCCTATCTGCGCGGCGTCCTCGCCTTCTCCGCGGTGAGTGTCCTCCTCCTCTACGCGCTCCAGCGCGTCCAGGGGTCGCTGCCCGGCTCCCTCGGTTTCGTGTCGATCGACCCCGACCAGGCGTTCAACACGGCGGCGTCGTTCGTCGCCAACACCAACTGGCAGTCCTACTACGGCGAGCAGGCCATGGGGCACGTCGTGCAGACCGGCGGGCTGGCGGTGCAGAACTTCGTCTCCGCCGCCGTCGGCATGGCCGTCGCCGTCGCCCTCGTGCGAGGGTTCGCACGCCACCGCACCGGTGAGCTCGGCAACTTCTGGACGGACCTGGTCCGCGGCACCGTGCGCATCCTGCTGCCCATCTCGGTGATCGGCGCGATCGTGCTGGTCGCGAGCGGCGTCATCCAGAACTTCTCCGGCATCCACGGCGTCCCGCAGTTCGGCGGCGGTTCCCAGCAGTGGAACGGCGGCGCGGTGGCCTCCCAGGAGGTCATCAAGGAGCTCGGGACGAACGGCGGAGGCTACTTCAACGCCAACTCGGCCCACCCGTTCGAGAACCCCACGCCGTTCACCAACCTCTTCGAGATCTTCCTGATCCTGCTGATCCCGTTCGCGCTGACCCGGACGTTCGGCCGCATGGTCGGCAGCCTGCGGCAGGGCTACGCGATCCTCGCCGCGATGGCCACCGTGTGGATCGGCTTCACGGCCCTCATGATGTGGACCGAGTTCGCCCACCACGGCCCGGCCCTCGACCTCGCGGGCGGAGCCATGGAGGGCAAGGAGACGCGCTTCGGCATCGGCGGCTCGTCCCTCTTCGCCGTGGCGACCACACTGACGTCGACCGGCGCGGTGAACTCCTTCCACTCCTCGTACACGGGGCTCGGCGGCGGGATCACCATGCTGGGCATGCAGTTGGGCGAGATCACTCCCGGAGGCGTCGGTTCCGGCCTCTACGGCATGCTGATCATGGCCGTCATCGCGGTGTTCATCGCGGGGCTCATGGTCGGCCGTACGCCCGAGTTCCTCGGCAAGAAGATCGGCACCCGGCAGATCAAGCTCGCGGCGTGCTACATCCTCGTCACCCCGGCGCTGGTGCTCGGGTTCACCGCCGTCGCGATGGCCCTGCCCACCCCGGGCGACTCCATGACCAACAGCGGGGCCCACGGATTCTCCGAGATCCTCTACGCCTACACCTCGGGCGCCAACAACAACGGCTCGGCGTTCGCCGGACTCAACGCCGACACGCAGTGGTTCAACAGCACCATCGGCATCGCGATGCTGCTGGGCCGCTTCCTGCCCATCGTCTTCGTACTGGCGCTGGCCGGCTCGCTCGCCGAGCAGCGCCCGGTGCCGGCCACCGCGGGCACCCTGCGCACCGACAAGCCCCTGTACGCGGGCCTGCTCGTCGGCACGATCGTCATCGTCACCGGACTGACCTACTTCCCGGCCCTGGCGCTGGGACCGCTCGCCGAAGGACTCGCCTCATGA
- the kdpB gene encoding potassium-transporting ATPase subunit KdpB, producing the protein MSTVTPTRVPHDDHSGGGTAESGRAGGGLFDPGQLLRSLPDAVRKLDPRVMIKSPVMFVVLVGSVVTTVLAVKNPGDWFGWAITVWLWLTTLFANLAEAVAEGRGKAQADTLRKARTGTVARRLEGREEVEVPGTDLRVGDLVVCEAGDVIPGDGDVAEGVASVDESAITGESAPVIRESGGDRSAVTGGTKVLSDRIVVRITTKPGETFIDRMIALVEGAARQKTPNEIALNILLASLTVVFLLAVVTLQPFAVYAGARQSLIVLTALLVCLIPTTIGALLSAIGIAGMDRLVQRNVLAMSGRAVEAAGDVSTLLLDKTGTITLGNRQAAEFLPTRGTTEAELADAAQLSSLADETPEGRSIVVLAKERYGLRERSRGELAQATWVPFTAQTRMSGVDVDGRKARKGAAGSVIAWVKERGGHVAEDAPLLADRISEAGGTPLLVAVEDGAGARILGVVHLKDVVKAGMRERFDELRRMGIKTVMITGDNPLTAKAIAEEAGVDDFLAEATPEDKMALIKREQAGGKLVAMTGDGTNDAPALAQADVGVAMNTGTSAAKEAGNMVDLDSDPTKLIEIVEIGKQLLITRGALTTFSIANDVAKYFAIIPAMFAVVYPGLDKLNVMGLASPESAILSAVIFNALIIVALVPLALKGVRYRPTGADRMLRRNLGIYGLGGLVAPFVGIKVIDLLISLIPGLS; encoded by the coding sequence ATGAGTACCGTCACCCCCACCCGTGTCCCGCACGACGACCACTCCGGCGGCGGCACGGCGGAATCGGGCCGAGCGGGCGGAGGTCTCTTCGACCCGGGGCAACTGCTCAGGTCCCTCCCCGACGCGGTCAGGAAGCTCGACCCCCGCGTCATGATCAAGTCCCCCGTCATGTTCGTGGTGCTCGTCGGCTCCGTGGTCACCACGGTGCTGGCGGTGAAGAACCCCGGTGACTGGTTCGGCTGGGCGATCACCGTGTGGCTCTGGCTGACCACCCTCTTCGCGAACCTCGCCGAGGCGGTCGCGGAGGGCCGGGGAAAGGCCCAGGCCGACACCCTGCGCAAGGCCAGGACCGGCACGGTCGCCCGACGGCTGGAAGGCCGCGAGGAGGTGGAGGTCCCCGGCACGGACCTGCGCGTCGGCGACCTCGTCGTGTGCGAGGCGGGGGACGTCATACCCGGCGACGGTGACGTGGCCGAGGGTGTCGCGTCCGTCGACGAGTCGGCCATCACCGGCGAGTCCGCCCCGGTCATCAGGGAGTCGGGCGGCGACCGCAGCGCCGTGACCGGGGGCACGAAGGTGCTGTCCGACCGGATCGTCGTCCGGATCACCACCAAGCCCGGCGAGACCTTCATCGACCGGATGATCGCCCTGGTCGAGGGAGCGGCCCGGCAGAAGACACCCAACGAGATCGCGCTCAACATCCTCCTGGCGTCGCTGACCGTCGTCTTCCTGCTCGCCGTCGTGACGCTGCAGCCCTTCGCGGTCTACGCGGGCGCCCGGCAGTCCCTGATCGTGCTGACCGCCCTGCTCGTCTGCCTGATCCCGACCACGATCGGCGCGCTCCTCTCCGCGATCGGCATCGCGGGGATGGACCGCCTCGTCCAGCGCAACGTCCTGGCGATGTCGGGACGTGCGGTCGAGGCGGCGGGCGACGTCTCGACGCTGCTGCTCGACAAGACCGGCACGATCACGCTCGGAAACCGGCAGGCCGCGGAGTTCCTGCCCACCCGCGGGACGACGGAGGCCGAACTGGCCGACGCCGCGCAGCTGTCGTCGCTGGCCGACGAGACTCCCGAGGGCCGGTCGATCGTGGTGCTCGCGAAGGAGCGGTACGGGCTGCGTGAGCGCAGCAGGGGCGAGCTCGCGCAGGCCACCTGGGTCCCCTTCACCGCCCAGACCCGCATGTCGGGTGTGGACGTGGACGGCCGCAAGGCACGCAAGGGCGCGGCGGGTTCGGTCATCGCCTGGGTGAAGGAGCGCGGCGGGCACGTCGCGGAGGACGCCCCGCTCCTCGCCGACCGGATCTCCGAGGCCGGCGGGACGCCGCTGCTGGTGGCGGTCGAGGACGGCGCCGGCGCCAGGATCCTGGGCGTCGTCCACCTCAAGGACGTCGTCAAGGCCGGTATGCGGGAGAGGTTCGACGAACTCCGCCGCATGGGCATCAAGACCGTCATGATCACCGGCGACAACCCGCTGACGGCGAAGGCCATCGCCGAGGAGGCCGGCGTCGACGACTTCCTCGCCGAGGCCACCCCCGAGGACAAGATGGCTCTCATCAAGCGGGAGCAGGCCGGCGGCAAGCTCGTCGCGATGACGGGCGACGGGACCAACGACGCGCCCGCGCTCGCGCAGGCCGACGTGGGCGTGGCGATGAACACCGGCACCTCGGCCGCCAAGGAGGCCGGGAACATGGTGGACCTGGACTCCGACCCCACCAAGCTCATCGAGATCGTGGAGATCGGCAAGCAGCTCCTCATCACCCGGGGGGCCCTGACCACCTTCTCCATCGCCAACGACGTCGCGAAGTACTTCGCGATCATCCCGGCCATGTTCGCGGTGGTGTACCCCGGCCTCGACAAGCTCAACGTGATGGGTCTGGCGTCGCCGGAGTCCGCGATCCTTTCGGCCGTCATCTTCAACGCGCTGATCATCGTCGCCCTGGTGCCGCTCGCCCTCAAGGGGGTGCGCTACCGGCCGACGGGCGCCGACAGGATGCTCCGGCGCAACCTCGGGATCTACGGACTCGGCGGCCTGGTCGCCCCGTTCGTCGGCATCAAGGTCATCGATCTCCTCATCTCCCTCATCCCCGGCCTCTCCTGA
- a CDS encoding potassium-transporting ATPase subunit C, whose product MNTSFKNTARLLGAGLRALLVLTVVCGVLYPLAVTGVAQSLFPDKADGSEISDASGRTVGSSLIGQTYNLPKHNTDDPDEAAAPDLRWFQPRPSNGLGTNSVNQRYTLILSGATNRAADNEDLIGWVKDAKAAVVADNSTAAYKVRPQDVPADAVTSSGSGLDPHISPAYAKLQIHRVAERNHLGVERVAALVAAHTEGRTLGFMGEPRVNVLELNSALKDLGKG is encoded by the coding sequence ATGAACACCTCCTTCAAGAACACCGCCCGGCTGCTCGGGGCGGGGCTGCGCGCCCTGCTCGTCCTGACCGTCGTCTGCGGCGTCCTCTACCCGCTCGCCGTCACGGGTGTCGCGCAGTCGCTGTTCCCCGACAAGGCCGACGGTTCCGAGATCAGTGACGCGAGCGGCAGGACGGTCGGATCGTCGCTGATCGGGCAGACCTACAACCTGCCGAAGCACAACACCGACGATCCCGACGAGGCCGCGGCCCCCGACCTCAGGTGGTTCCAGCCCCGGCCGTCCAACGGCCTGGGCACCAACAGCGTGAACCAGCGGTACACGCTGATCCTCTCCGGCGCCACCAACCGGGCCGCGGACAACGAGGACCTGATCGGCTGGGTGAAGGACGCCAAGGCCGCGGTCGTGGCCGACAACTCCACCGCGGCCTACAAGGTCCGGCCCCAGGACGTGCCCGCCGACGCGGTCACCTCCTCCGGGTCCGGCCTCGACCCCCACATCTCCCCGGCCTACGCGAAACTCCAGATTCACCGGGTCGCCGAGCGCAACCACCTCGGGGTGGAGCGCGTGGCCGCGCTGGTCGCCGCACACACCGAGGGCCGCACCCTCGGATTCATGGGCGAACCCCGGGTCAACGTCCTCGAACTCAACAGCGCGCTCAAGGACCTCGGCAAGGGCTGA
- a CDS encoding SAM-dependent methyltransferase — protein sequence MARPDDDAPALRIDTSRPHPARMYDWFLGGKDNYPVDEAMGRQMLAVEPGVPVMAKVNRAFMHRATRWLTGQGIRQFLDIGTGIPTEPNLHQVAQQAAPSTRVVYCDNDPIVLAHAEALLKGTPEGAIDYVQADARDVDSILERAGKTLDFSRPVALSMIALLHFVSDEDGAYELVERLTGVLAPGSHVVISHLTADFHPAAADKVDELYKANTLTLAPRSRERFARFFDGLDIVEPGIVAAEAWHPELGEPVPGQDDVISAGYVAVGRTS from the coding sequence GTGGCCCGACCCGATGACGATGCACCCGCCCTGCGCATCGACACCAGCCGCCCGCATCCCGCCCGGATGTACGACTGGTTCCTCGGGGGCAAGGACAACTACCCGGTGGACGAGGCCATGGGCCGCCAGATGCTGGCCGTCGAACCCGGTGTTCCGGTCATGGCCAAGGTGAACCGCGCCTTCATGCACCGCGCGACGCGCTGGCTGACGGGCCAGGGGATCCGGCAGTTCCTCGACATCGGCACGGGCATACCCACCGAGCCCAACCTCCACCAGGTCGCCCAGCAGGCGGCGCCCAGCACGCGCGTCGTCTACTGCGACAACGACCCGATCGTGCTGGCGCACGCCGAGGCCCTGCTCAAGGGCACTCCGGAGGGAGCGATCGACTACGTCCAGGCCGACGCCCGCGACGTGGACTCCATCCTCGAACGCGCGGGCAAGACACTGGACTTCAGCCGCCCGGTGGCCCTTTCGATGATCGCTCTGCTGCACTTCGTCAGCGACGAGGACGGCGCGTACGAGCTGGTGGAACGGCTGACCGGCGTGCTCGCACCGGGCAGCCACGTGGTGATCTCGCACCTCACCGCCGACTTCCACCCGGCGGCGGCCGACAAGGTCGACGAGCTCTACAAGGCCAACACGCTGACGCTGGCGCCCCGGAGCCGTGAGCGCTTCGCCCGCTTCTTCGACGGCCTCGACATCGTCGAGCCCGGCATCGTGGCCGCGGAGGCCTGGCACCCCGAGCTCGGCGAGCCGGTCCCCGGCCAGGACGACGTGATCAGCGCCGGTTACGTGGCGGTGGGCCGCACGTCGTAA
- a CDS encoding DUF998 domain-containing protein — protein sequence MRTVPWWILLSSMAAPVLLVAGWSVSAELQGPGYDPATTTISVLAADGAGGYWVMTSALVALGFCHVVTACGLRPAAPFGRAALAGGGLSAILLAFFPAPLSGGSFSHGVVVAIGFSLLAVWPVLAMRRRAVGRRDGPGAVAVAAPVRREAVPLPAGPAPWGLRPWPSVGASVFIWLGGAWFLLALFVLDTAGAAERVITFAQSFWPLVVVVSCARWAGDDGRTA from the coding sequence ATGCGTACTGTCCCCTGGTGGATCCTGCTCTCCTCGATGGCGGCCCCGGTCCTCCTGGTCGCAGGCTGGTCCGTGTCGGCCGAACTGCAAGGTCCCGGGTACGACCCCGCGACAACGACGATCAGTGTCCTCGCCGCCGACGGGGCGGGCGGCTACTGGGTGATGACGTCGGCTCTGGTCGCCCTGGGCTTCTGTCACGTCGTCACCGCGTGCGGGCTGCGCCCCGCCGCGCCCTTCGGCCGCGCGGCGCTGGCGGGCGGCGGACTCTCGGCGATCCTGCTGGCCTTCTTCCCGGCCCCGCTGAGTGGTGGTTCCTTCTCCCACGGTGTGGTCGTGGCGATCGGGTTCTCGCTGCTCGCGGTCTGGCCGGTCCTTGCCATGCGACGCCGTGCCGTGGGCAGGCGGGACGGTCCCGGGGCCGTGGCGGTGGCGGCGCCGGTTCGACGGGAGGCGGTTCCGCTGCCCGCCGGGCCCGCCCCGTGGGGTCTGCGCCCCTGGCCGTCCGTCGGCGCGAGCGTGTTCATATGGCTCGGCGGAGCGTGGTTCCTGCTCGCCCTGTTCGTGCTCGACACGGCCGGAGCGGCCGAACGCGTGATCACGTTCGCCCAGTCGTTCTGGCCGCTCGTCGTGGTCGTCTCCTGTGCACGGTGGGCGGGAGACGACGGGCGGACCGCCTGA
- a CDS encoding DUF5133 domain-containing protein, translating into MLTPSPQDLRVALARYADARIEDARRSTDATARAVEDATYTLCVMTGTRDIPQALHIADTMLGMRTPASPTAAGPHRGLQQDDSLQAA; encoded by the coding sequence GTGCTGACACCCAGTCCTCAGGACCTGCGAGTCGCCCTCGCGCGCTACGCCGACGCCCGCATCGAGGACGCGCGTCGTTCCACCGACGCCACCGCGCGTGCCGTCGAGGACGCCACCTACACGCTCTGCGTGATGACCGGCACCCGGGACATCCCGCAGGCGCTCCACATCGCCGACACCATGCTCGGCATGCGGACGCCCGCCTCCCCCACGGCCGCCGGTCCGCACCGGGGACTCCAGCAGGACGACAGCCTCCAGGCGGCCTGA
- a CDS encoding TMEM175 family protein yields the protein MDDTLAGSGAEKNAERLTALSDGIFAIAMTLLVLDVRIPPGRSAAGFREAFLDVLPDLGAYALSFWILAGFWRDHRRIVRLVPPTEKLPLRLALVWLGAIALIPFPTSLLSEYADQPLAVAVYAGTVSVTNLLELAVLRTGLKGSGPHGPATEYTVRSVSADLVCTATVFAVSVPLAYGFSTAVALWSWLVLVPAKIVLGRRFPDRPPSAAV from the coding sequence GTGGACGACACCCTGGCCGGCAGCGGCGCGGAGAAGAACGCCGAACGTCTGACGGCCCTGTCCGACGGCATCTTCGCGATCGCCATGACACTCCTGGTCCTCGACGTGCGCATTCCACCGGGACGGAGCGCCGCCGGCTTCAGGGAAGCCTTCCTCGACGTGCTTCCGGATCTGGGTGCCTACGCCCTGAGCTTCTGGATCCTGGCCGGCTTCTGGCGCGACCACCGGCGGATCGTGCGGCTGGTTCCGCCCACCGAGAAGCTGCCGCTCAGGCTGGCGCTCGTCTGGCTCGGCGCCATCGCGCTCATCCCCTTCCCGACCTCACTGCTGTCCGAGTACGCCGACCAGCCGCTGGCCGTCGCGGTGTACGCGGGCACGGTGTCCGTCACCAACCTGCTGGAACTCGCGGTGCTCAGAACGGGCCTGAAGGGCTCCGGGCCCCATGGCCCGGCCACGGAGTACACGGTCAGGTCGGTGTCGGCGGACCTGGTGTGCACGGCCACGGTGTTCGCGGTCAGCGTGCCCCTCGCCTACGGCTTCTCGACCGCGGTCGCCCTGTGGTCCTGGCTGGTCCTCGTGCCGGCCAAGATCGTCCTGGGGCGCAGGTTCCCCGACAGGCCCCCGTCGGCGGCCGTCTGA